Sequence from the Rhizobium sp. TH2 genome:
GTTCCCGGATTTGATCTTCCACGGCGTGCGGCTCGATCACCGGCCCGTCGATCACCGTTACCAGGTCGTCGTCGCGCCATTGCTCATAGGGAACTTCATCGCGATCGGCGCGGGCCTTGAGATCGTCGCCAGGCACGAAAAACCAGGGGTGAATCGTAATGCGGCCGTCGTCATGTCGCCAGGCGGCGACAACGGCGGTGAGGTCGCCATTCACCGACATATCGACGCCGATGTAACAGGGCAGTTCCTCGAGGTCGGCGAGATCGATCGGCACCTGGCCGGCGTCGTAGGTCGCCATGTCGAAGAGCGGGTCGCGGGAATGGGCCTGCCAGATATTGAGGTTGAACTGCTTGAAGGCGAAGCGATCGGCCGGCCGGTGTTCGGCTTCCTTGGCAGCGGTGCGCAAGGCGTCCAGGTTCGGGAAGCCATACTTCAGGCCAGGGTTGACGCGGTGCCAAACTTCTTCACTCTGCCAGTCGTCGGTCGCGTCGGCTTCAAAGATGATCGGCAGATAGGCAGGATTGTCGATCTCACCGCGCGCGACACGACGGGCGTAGTGATACTGGTCAAAGCCGATATTCTCGTTGCCGCGTCCGGCCGTCGTGGCAATGACCATGAGCGTGCCACTGGTCTTGACCATGCCGGACTTGAGCGCTTCCCAAAGGTCGCGGCCCTTCCAGACGTGAATCTCATCGACCAGAACGAAGGCCGGCGTCTTGCCGTGCTGTGCCGCGCCGTCGCTCGAGATCGCCTGTAGCTCGACACCTTCGGCCTTGAAGACAATCTTCTTGGCGCTGTTATGCGCGGTGTAAATCTTCGTTGCGGCCTCGAGCCGCCTATCCATCCGGACGATGTTCGCGGCTTCCTTGAAGCCGATGCCGGCCTGTTCGCGATCGGATGCGGCGAAGATCACCTGGCCGGCCGGCACGCGTTCGGGGCCGATCGTGTGCAAGAGGGCGAGCGCCGCGGCGAGACTGGTTTTCCGGTTGCCGCGGGGAATCATCCAAAAGACAGTTTCGACCACGCGCCGGCCGTCCAGGTGTCGAGGCCCATAAATCCGGCGCACAATCCTTTCCTGCCAGTCGTGAAGCTGGAAAGCGTTCGGGTGCTGATTATCGTTTGCGCCCTTCGGTGCGTTGCTGTTGGCGGCCGGATGGCGAAGCCGGCGAAGGAACGTCACCGCGCGCTCGCCATAGCCGAGCGGGTCGTCAATCGGGCTGTCGTCGTAGACCCAGGAAGGGAAGGTGCTTGCCATCACTTCACCGCCAGCGGGTTGTCGTCGCCATCATCATCATTCGCGGCGCTGCCGACGCGGGCGCGCGACACCGGCGACAATCCATATTCGGCCGCAAGCTGGCGAGCGGTCTGCATTGCGCGGTTCTGCATTCCGAACAGCGTCTTCTCCAGGCCGGTGAGACGGAACTGAGCTTCGATCTCACGGACGCGACCAGTCGCCACGCAATAGTTTTCGACGCCCGTGAGATCGGCCTTGGTGATGATGCGATCGGCGATGAGGCGCGGCATGATCCGCTTCCATTCGGCACGCGCCTCGAGCGTCATCCATTCCGGCGCGCGGGGTGCCTTGGCAAGCGGGTCTCGATCGGGAGTAAGTGCCGGCTTGACGCCGCGAAGGTGGGTCATTCCGTCAACGTCGC
This genomic interval carries:
- a CDS encoding terminase large subunit, producing MASTFPSWVYDDSPIDDPLGYGERAVTFLRRLRHPAANSNAPKGANDNQHPNAFQLHDWQERIVRRIYGPRHLDGRRVVETVFWMIPRGNRKTSLAAALALLHTIGPERVPAGQVIFAASDREQAGIGFKEAANIVRMDRRLEAATKIYTAHNSAKKIVFKAEGVELQAISSDGAAQHGKTPAFVLVDEIHVWKGRDLWEALKSGMVKTSGTLMVIATTAGRGNENIGFDQYHYARRVARGEIDNPAYLPIIFEADATDDWQSEEVWHRVNPGLKYGFPNLDALRTAAKEAEHRPADRFAFKQFNLNIWQAHSRDPLFDMATYDAGQVPIDLADLEELPCYIGVDMSVNGDLTAVVAAWRHDDGRITIHPWFFVPGDDLKARADRDEVPYEQWRDDDLVTVIDGPVIEPHAVEDQIRELCARFDVQEVAFDPHLARMTMQRLFDEGIPAIEMRQGPLTMGPAIGDLERTVNGRMIRHDGHPVLRHHFDSVVASRNDTGLVRMHKGKKTHRIDGAVAAAMAVSRAVAGESNLSSYNDPDNDGIFTF
- a CDS encoding phage terminase small subunit P27 family encodes the protein MTHLRGVKPALTPDRDPLAKAPRAPEWMTLEARAEWKRIMPRLIADRIITKADLTGVENYCVATGRVREIEAQFRLTGLEKTLFGMQNRAMQTARQLAAEYGLSPVSRARVGSAANDDDGDDNPLAVK